Proteins encoded together in one Hylaeus volcanicus isolate JK05 chromosome 3, UHH_iyHylVolc1.0_haploid, whole genome shotgun sequence window:
- the LOC128873314 gene encoding rac guanine nucleotide exchange factor JJ-like: MMNSPMSPQTPLSFELRTIINNRNVLSMRSRMKVLNSLNESNQRCFEEKEKNLRCQAIQEILTTEVTYLRQLEILMEYFIEPMFKKKLLDHILLSTLSENIKTLYNVSGELVKELKEDPENIAGAFHKLAPFFKLYSVYAYDYEQVLSLIQTKQESNFIFKDFISKQESRPEVSRKLPSLLITPIQRVPRYRLLLQEVLQHTPHKHKEYNLLQVCLVEVEKAARHINTLVEQHEEVQKLLKLQKCIVNPINLVKPGRRFIKQGALMRVSRRGNSAYRRYFVLLSDTLLYCKGDPENSLTLCCVLPLNKCKVECVLSGGLFRVSCLNETLLLYSEKDDSNLWMEAIENSIKKYAECRQTLRKDSSSRKPLRHNNLNLFPSENIPVVAGKRKRPDGETEVNLDASRIMYLKKDNEADADIQSDSNCFILLKRFKKFKNNNISEYSNSCIQNFDYNSTGKENEHCTENIALRLSPVSSSTYDQQTSSTFKSIGEFFSSIGSSLKEFFKFR; this comes from the exons ATGATGAATTCACCAATGTCTCCACAAACTCCTTTGAGCTTTGAATTAAGaacaattataaacaatagAAATGTTTTGAGCATGAGGAGCCGTATGAAAG TTCTTAAcagtttaaatgaaagtaatcAAAGATGTttcgaagaaaaggaaaaaaatttgagGTGCCAAgctattcaagaaattttaacaacaGAAGTTACTTATTTACGacaattagaaatattaatggaG tACTTCATAGAAcctatgtttaaaaaaaaattattggatCACATTTTGCTTTCAACACtatcagaaaatataaaaacattatacaATGTTAGTGGAGAAttagtaaaagaattaaaagaagatCCAGAGAATATAGCTGGTGCATTTCATAAACTCGCACCATTTTTTAAGTTATATTCAGTTTATGCTTACGATTATGAGCAAGTTTTGTCCTTGATACAG ACAAAACAAGAAAGTAACTTCatatttaaagattttattagTAAACAAGAATCAAGACCTGAAGTTAGTAGAAAATTACcttcattattaattacaccAATACAAAGAGTACCTAGATATAGATTGCTTTTACAAGAAGTCTTGCAACATACACCTCATAAACATAAAGAATATAATCTTCTGCAAG TGTGTTTAGTAGAAGTTGAGAAAGCAGCAAGGCACATAAATACTTTAGTTGAACAACATGAAgaagtacaaaaattattgaagctacaaaaatgtattgtgAATCCAATTAATTTGGTGAAACCTGGTAGAAGGTTTATTAAACAGGGAGCATTAATGAGAGTGTCAAGACGAGGAAATTCTGCTTATAGAAGATATTTTGTTCTTCTAAGTGATACTTTACTGTATTGCAAAGGCGATCCAGAAAATTCATTAACTTTATGTTGTGTTTTACCCTTGAATAAATGCAAGGTTGAATGTGTTCTAAGTGGCGGATTGTTTCGTGTTTCATGTTTAAATGAGACACTCTTACTTTATTCTGAGAAAGATGATAGCAATTTATGGATGGAAGCAATagaaaattccataaaaaag tATGCAGAGTGTAGACAGACTTTACGAAAGGATAGCAGTTCAAGGAAACCATTAAGACATAATAATCTCAATCTGTTTCCATCTGAAAATATACCAGTAGTTGctggtaaaagaaaaagaccaGATGGAGAAACTGAG GTTAATCTGGATGCATCAAGAATTATGTATCTTAAAAAAGACAATGAAGCAGATGCGGACATACAATCGGACAGTAATTGCTTCATATTAttgaaaagatttaaaaaatttaaaaataataatatttctgaatataGTAATTCTTGCATACAAAACTTTGATTAT AATAGTACAGGTAAAGAAAATGAACACTGTACAGAAAACATAGCATTACGTTTATCTCCCGTTTCTTCTTCAACCTATGATCAACAAACTTCATCAACGTTCAAATCCATcggtgaatttttttcatctaTAGGGTCATctttaaaagaattctttaaatttagataa